CAGCCAACACTCGACAAGTCGCCGAACGCCAGTGCGGGTTCTGCGCCTCAAGCTTCTCCGAGCCCTCCTCGGCCAGACCGATGCTGATCGCGGCGCGAACCTGGGTGCCGAAGTAGCCGAGCTGCTCCATTGTCTGATTGGCACCGGTGCCGAGCAGTTCGTAGGGGCGGTTGGCGGACAGCACGATCAGCGGAATGCGGGCGTAATTGGCCTCCACCACCGCGGGCCCCAGATTGGCTACTGCCGTGCCGGACGTCATCGCCACCGGCACCGGAGCGCCGCCGGCCGCCGCCAGACCGACCGCCAGGAAGCCCGCGGTGCGCTCGTCGATGCGCACATGCAGACGCAACCGGCCGGCCTTGTCCGCATCGTGCAATGCGAAGGCCAGGGGTGCGTTGCGCGACCCCGGACACAGCACGACATCGCGGACGCCGCCGCGGATCAGCTCGTCGACGACGGCATGGGCCTGTGCGGTCGACGGGTTCATGCCATCAGGGTGTCATACCGCCTGTGAGGCGCTCGCAAAGAACTCCAGGATTACGCGGTTGACCTCGTCGGGACGTTCGATGAAGCCCAGGTGCCCGGCGTCGGCGATCTCGACGTAGGTGCCGCCGGGGATGGCCTCGGCCACCTCCCGGCCGAGGTATGGCGGCAGGGTCATATCGTCGCTGAATCCGATGACCAGCGACGGAACCGTGATGCCTGAGTACGCGCCGGGCCGATCGGGGGCAGGGATGGCACTGCGCTGGTGATCGATGCCACCCGAGGTCGGCTCCGGCCACAGCGTGAACATGTCGATCCAGTCCTTGATCGCGGCATCGTTGTTGAGGGTCTTCGGCGAGAAGTTCAACAGCAGACGCATGGCCGCCTGATATGCCGCCGGCACCTGCACACCCGATGCGGACAGTTCGAGCTCGGCCTTGCGGAAGAACGATCGGGTGGAGTCCTCGCGCCCCCGCGTTCCCATGAACACCGCTGCG
This genomic window from Mycobacteroides chelonae contains:
- a CDS encoding alpha/beta fold hydrolase, with translation MPLANINGIQISYDDRGPLALGASGDPVVFISGRGGAGRSWHLHQVPAFRAAGYRTITYNNRGIPPTTECADGFTLQDMVADAAALIESLGAAPARLVGFSMGALIAQELALTRPDLVTAAVFMGTRGREDSTRSFFRKAELELSASGVQVPAAYQAAMRLLLNFSPKTLNNDAAIKDWIDMFTLWPEPTSGGIDHQRSAIPAPDRPGAYSGITVPSLVIGFSDDMTLPPYLGREVAEAIPGGTYVEIADAGHLGFIERPDEVNRVILEFFASASQAV